Proteins from a genomic interval of Ignavibacteriota bacterium:
- a CDS encoding DUF2442 domain-containing protein — MSTLAIEIQEVRTLNVLVTDDELTVDLSDGRTISVPLSWYPRLVYATASERDNWQLIGSGEGIHWLDLDEDISTEGLIFGRASSESQTSFNRWLKWIEEKRTRSQN; from the coding sequence ATGAGTACTTTAGCAATTGAAATACAAGAAGTCAGAACCCTCAATGTTTTGGTCACAGACGATGAATTAACAGTTGACCTTTCGGACGGACGTACCATTTCTGTCCCACTTTCATGGTATCCACGATTAGTTTATGCAACTGCATCAGAGCGAGATAATTGGCAATTGATTGGAAGTGGGGAAGGCATTCATTGGCTTGACCTTGATGAAGATATTAGTACTGAGGGGCTGATATTTGGTCGAGCTTCCTCGGAAAGTCAAACCTCGTTTAATAGATGGCTCAAATGGATTGAGGAAAAGAGAACGCGGTCTCAGAATTAG
- a CDS encoding glycosyltransferase family 4 protein, with protein MNFFSELFPIIRLLRHSLPKNVNILFVSAFRTSFIEEDLRFLSKHFQVQPRIGHGILHLLKIILSLFQTDIIFCWFASVYSAVGVIIGKYLGVKSVLILGGVDVAADEELGYGIWLSKWKSKLVRRALLLADRVLVVDNSLKEEAMQRAGYDGNNIVYLPTGYDALFWKPLIEKKKIVLTVASCSDEIRLRIKGIDVLIQAAQRMPNAEFVVVGTESDLAYRLQPPMNMTFYPSVKKERLLQWYQEAKVYCQPSRREGLPNALCEAMLCGCIPVGTRVGGNATAIADTGFLVPTNDVDALVSGLNYALESGTELPVKARSRIVALFPKEKREADLFSLIEKLLHEAAD; from the coding sequence TTGAACTTCTTCAGCGAATTATTTCCAATCATAAGACTACTTAGGCATTCTCTGCCGAAAAATGTAAACATATTATTCGTTTCTGCCTTCCGCACTTCTTTTATTGAAGAAGACCTCCGTTTTCTCTCCAAACATTTTCAGGTTCAACCACGCATCGGTCATGGCATACTTCATCTCCTGAAAATTATCCTGAGTTTATTTCAAACCGATATTATCTTTTGCTGGTTCGCTTCTGTCTACTCTGCGGTTGGAGTGATTATTGGAAAATATCTGGGAGTGAAATCAGTTCTCATTCTTGGCGGTGTAGATGTTGCAGCAGATGAAGAACTCGGTTACGGCATCTGGTTATCGAAATGGAAAAGTAAACTTGTTCGTCGTGCATTGCTATTGGCTGACCGCGTTCTTGTCGTGGATAATTCCTTGAAAGAAGAAGCAATGCAACGTGCCGGTTATGATGGAAACAATATCGTCTATCTTCCCACCGGTTATGATGCGTTGTTCTGGAAACCGTTAATCGAAAAAAAGAAGATTGTTCTCACCGTTGCAAGTTGTTCGGATGAGATTCGCTTAAGAATAAAAGGAATTGATGTACTTATTCAGGCGGCGCAACGAATGCCGAATGCCGAATTTGTCGTAGTTGGAACTGAATCTGATTTAGCGTATCGTCTCCAACCGCCAATGAATATGACCTTTTATCCGTCAGTCAAAAAGGAACGCTTGTTACAATGGTATCAGGAAGCGAAAGTGTATTGCCAACCTTCGCGTCGTGAAGGATTGCCAAACGCTCTCTGCGAAGCGATGCTGTGCGGATGCATTCCGGTGGGAACACGGGTTGGAGGAAATGCCACGGCGATTGCTGACACAGGATTTCTTGTTCCCACTAATGATGTTGATGCACTTGTTTCTGGTTTAAACTACGCGTTGGAATCTGGAACCGAGTTGCCCGTCAAAGCCCGGTCACGAATCGTTGCACTTTTTCCGAAAGAGAAACGTGAAGCGGATTTGTTCTCCCTCATAGAAAAACTACTTCATGAAGCGGCTGACTAA
- a CDS encoding glycosyltransferase, producing MNIVFATYQSLMLLKGGPRTQIFQSKRALENLGLYVSLFDSWKELNKANMDVVHLFGANIGTYHLARELHRTGIPFVVSPIFYTRKNFQFVRSIVAVDSLVRTFAKGLWSDYGLITDICKWAKLVLPNTTHEAKLVEEGFGIPNEKIIVVPNGVEERFYHATPQLFVQTYGVENFILNVGHIGPERKNVFRLIQALETIPHPAVIIGRIELTLDGQRCLDEAKKNPRLTIIEYLPNDSDLLASAYSACDTFVLPGLFETPGIAALEAGLAGAKLVVTKHGGTTDYFRNDAVYIEPSSVESIRNGISLSMEKAKNIQLREHIKKEFVWERVGEKLQSVYSSLF from the coding sequence GTGAATATCGTCTTTGCCACATATCAATCCCTCATGCTCTTGAAAGGCGGACCGCGCACACAAATCTTCCAATCGAAACGTGCATTGGAGAATCTCGGTCTGTATGTATCCTTGTTTGATTCATGGAAAGAGTTAAACAAAGCAAACATGGACGTAGTGCATCTGTTCGGGGCGAACATCGGCACGTATCACCTTGCACGGGAATTACACAGAACAGGAATTCCATTTGTTGTCAGCCCGATATTTTATACACGAAAGAATTTTCAATTCGTTCGGAGTATTGTCGCCGTGGATTCATTGGTACGAACTTTTGCTAAAGGACTGTGGTCTGATTACGGATTGATAACAGATATTTGCAAATGGGCAAAACTTGTTCTTCCCAATACAACCCATGAAGCAAAACTTGTAGAAGAAGGATTCGGAATCCCGAATGAGAAAATAATTGTAGTTCCGAACGGAGTTGAGGAACGATTTTATCACGCAACACCTCAGTTATTTGTTCAAACGTATGGAGTGGAGAATTTCATTCTGAACGTCGGACATATCGGACCGGAGAGGAAGAATGTGTTTCGTTTGATTCAAGCGCTCGAAACAATCCCCCACCCTGCTGTCATCATCGGAAGAATTGAACTGACCCTAGATGGACAACGCTGTTTAGATGAAGCAAAAAAGAATCCCCGTCTGACTATCATCGAATATCTCCCGAATGATTCTGACTTGCTCGCATCTGCCTACTCAGCGTGCGATACATTTGTTCTTCCGGGATTGTTTGAAACGCCGGGCATCGCCGCACTTGAGGCGGGCTTAGCTGGGGCAAAATTAGTCGTAACCAAACATGGCGGCACAACCGACTACTTCAGGAATGATGCAGTGTATATTGAACCCTCATCGGTAGAAAGTATCAGGAACGGCATTTCATTATCCATGGAAAAAGCGAAGAACATACAACTGCGTGAACATATTAAAAAAGAGTTTGTATGGGAACGTGTGGGAGAAAAACTTCAATCGGTTTATAGTTCTCTATTCTGA
- a CDS encoding methylated-DNA--[protein]-cysteine S-methyltransferase: MTSLPTAIEMERAYTQKDASYDGVFFLAVRTTGIFCKPSCTARKPLRHNVEFYQTQREAIFAGYRPCKRCHPLESNGKQPEWVERLLTIIDKDPTARYTDSYLRSIGIDPARARRFFLKMYGMTFQAYCRGRRLGKSLEQIRLGVDLDDVALGYGYNSHSGFRDAFVKTFGKAPGKSRAEDCIVTSWIESPLGPLVVAATSEGICLLEFTERRMLDAQFASLRKYFKCAIVPGENEHIKLLKHQLKQYFDGTLKRFTVKLIYPGTPFQQNVWNQLLKIPYGKTVSYEAIAKRVGSPGACRAVGTANGMNRIAIVIPCHRVVNKDGELGGYGGGLWRKKKLLELERGE, translated from the coding sequence ATGACATCTTTACCTACTGCAATCGAAATGGAACGAGCATACACGCAGAAAGATGCTTCGTACGACGGAGTATTTTTTCTTGCTGTTCGAACCACGGGAATATTTTGTAAGCCATCATGCACAGCGCGGAAACCGCTTCGTCACAATGTGGAGTTCTATCAAACTCAGAGAGAAGCAATCTTTGCTGGTTATCGTCCATGCAAACGTTGTCATCCACTTGAGAGTAACGGAAAACAACCGGAATGGGTAGAGCGGCTTCTCACAATTATTGATAAAGACCCTACTGCACGATACACAGATTCATACCTTCGCTCGATCGGTATTGACCCGGCGCGTGCAAGACGTTTTTTTCTCAAAATGTATGGAATGACATTTCAGGCGTACTGTCGTGGCCGCAGGTTGGGAAAATCGCTTGAGCAAATTCGTCTTGGCGTTGATTTGGATGATGTTGCTCTTGGTTATGGGTACAATTCTCACAGTGGTTTCCGGGATGCATTTGTCAAGACGTTTGGCAAAGCGCCGGGCAAGAGCAGAGCGGAAGATTGCATTGTCACATCATGGATTGAAAGTCCGTTGGGACCTCTCGTTGTTGCCGCAACCTCAGAAGGTATTTGCTTGCTCGAATTTACCGAGCGAAGAATGTTGGATGCACAGTTCGCCTCCCTCCGTAAATATTTCAAATGTGCGATTGTTCCGGGGGAAAACGAGCACATCAAACTCTTGAAGCACCAACTCAAACAATATTTCGATGGAACGTTGAAACGATTTACTGTCAAACTTATTTATCCCGGCACTCCGTTTCAACAAAACGTGTGGAATCAATTGTTGAAAATTCCTTACGGCAAGACTGTTTCATACGAAGCGATAGCCAAGCGAGTCGGTTCGCCGGGCGCGTGCCGCGCTGTTGGAACTGCCAATGGAATGAACCGGATTGCGATTGTAATTCCGTGTCACCGGGTTGTGAATAAAGATGGTGAACTCGGTGGTTATGGCGGAGGACTTTGGAGAAAGAAGAAGTTGCTTGAATTGGAAAGAGGAGAGTGA
- a CDS encoding DUF2723 domain-containing protein, with amino-acid sequence MSDKLINRIVALSVLLITLVVYFKTLSVTVVFWDVGEFCAAAFLMQVPHPPGSPLFLIIAKVASMIPFLPDIAARMHAVSTISSALGVMFLYLFSVKVIARMTGGITTTLDKIAIYGSSAIGALSLAFSTTYWFNGSEAEVYGLSMLFVCIIMWLIMRWWERAEEPHNEKYILLIAYLIGLSTGVHLLAVLAVFPVMMLIYFRLYEINKRSLIIFSISTVATFIAIYPGVVQYLPSMLDGDFKGFKFELLPFLPVAIIIGAAWGAYKAYQTKHRLIHIACLSFLLVVIGYTTYTGVIIRSNARPPMNENAPDNLAGLVSYLSREQYGDTPLLRGDSWDNNLQDYREKLFPRRHSREAMHEETRTKYKDDWDFFWNYQTNHMFIRYVLWNFVGAEGDWQDAGVSWKKTWGIPLLIGLFGIFFQYWRDKKMALTLLIMFIIMGFVLAWYQNQQEPQPRERDYFYVGAYYVYALWIGIGIFGLIDLLRKALKGTTIQIAAASLVLVVTAGAVPANLIRINYHDHDRSKNFIAWDYSYNILQSCEQDAILFTNGDNDTFPLWYLHDVEGVRRDIRIVNLSLVNTSWYILQLKNEMPHGAQKVPISLSDQAIQQIEPRPWKPRNVDLPVPRDILQKFLTSDKPALPTWSLDSTVMNQERITFTVNGIPFNNEMRFLRVQDLMVWEIIRANNWQRPVYFAATCSPDSKMGLDDYLWMQGLALKLKPFKVPSVESGLDGAYMEKNLLTDNVQPSKNFQSGFLWRNLNLSDIYYDENTQRMVMNYRASFLRMYEYAMRVERNQEKAKQVLQRMETVMPVNIIPNLDWRYTAHFMNLFRNVGDMENFSKYADVAEKKCWELVNAGNVLSQDFNPYQVLQDIYEGRKDYAKALDVAQRWKAQFQAYASDPRYANDRGFQQQMMYLDQMITMYQQNLKGNQVADSTVPKQ; translated from the coding sequence TCATGTTCTTATATCTTTTCAGTGTAAAAGTTATAGCACGAATGACCGGTGGAATTACGACCACACTTGATAAAATTGCAATTTATGGTTCTTCAGCAATTGGCGCTTTGTCACTTGCGTTCAGTACAACCTATTGGTTCAACGGCAGTGAAGCGGAAGTGTATGGACTGAGTATGCTATTTGTTTGTATCATTATGTGGCTGATTATGCGTTGGTGGGAACGTGCAGAGGAACCACACAACGAAAAATATATTCTTCTTATTGCATACCTGATAGGACTATCAACCGGCGTTCATCTGCTTGCGGTGCTTGCGGTGTTTCCGGTAATGATGTTGATTTATTTTCGTCTGTATGAAATCAACAAACGAAGTTTAATAATCTTCAGTATCAGTACCGTTGCTACCTTTATTGCAATTTATCCCGGCGTCGTTCAATATTTGCCTTCGATGTTGGATGGAGATTTTAAAGGATTCAAATTTGAATTGCTCCCCTTCTTGCCCGTAGCAATTATTATCGGTGCGGCATGGGGCGCGTATAAAGCATATCAAACAAAACACCGATTGATTCACATAGCGTGTCTTTCTTTCTTGTTAGTTGTCATCGGATATACAACATACACCGGTGTGATTATTCGCTCGAACGCGAGACCACCGATGAATGAAAATGCGCCGGATAATCTCGCCGGCTTGGTAAGTTATCTGAGCCGGGAACAATACGGAGATACACCCTTATTGCGTGGTGATAGTTGGGACAACAATCTGCAAGATTACCGCGAAAAACTCTTCCCGCGTCGACATTCACGCGAAGCGATGCACGAAGAAACCCGGACGAAGTACAAAGATGATTGGGATTTCTTCTGGAATTATCAAACCAACCATATGTTTATACGATATGTACTGTGGAATTTTGTCGGAGCAGAGGGCGATTGGCAAGATGCCGGAGTAAGTTGGAAAAAAACATGGGGCATACCTCTACTTATCGGTTTGTTCGGCATATTCTTTCAGTATTGGAGGGATAAAAAAATGGCGTTGACGCTTCTTATTATGTTTATTATTATGGGATTTGTACTCGCATGGTATCAGAATCAACAAGAGCCACAACCACGTGAACGTGACTATTTTTATGTCGGAGCGTACTATGTGTACGCTCTATGGATTGGTATTGGGATTTTTGGCTTGATTGATTTACTTCGGAAAGCATTGAAAGGTACTACGATTCAAATAGCCGCCGCTTCTCTGGTACTTGTTGTGACAGCAGGAGCAGTCCCGGCAAATCTTATCAGAATCAATTACCACGACCATGACAGAAGCAAAAACTTTATCGCGTGGGATTATTCATATAACATTCTCCAAAGTTGTGAGCAAGATGCAATTCTCTTTACAAACGGAGATAACGACACGTTTCCACTCTGGTATTTGCATGATGTTGAAGGAGTGCGTCGGGACATCCGTATTGTCAATCTCAGTCTTGTCAACACTTCGTGGTACATTCTTCAGTTGAAGAATGAAATGCCGCACGGTGCTCAGAAAGTTCCTATTTCATTGTCTGACCAGGCAATTCAACAAATAGAACCGAGACCATGGAAACCGCGCAACGTGGATTTACCGGTTCCACGAGATATACTTCAAAAGTTTCTCACAAGCGATAAACCGGCTTTGCCAACATGGTCGTTAGATAGCACGGTGATGAATCAGGAAAGAATTACATTCACCGTCAATGGAATTCCGTTTAATAATGAGATGCGATTTCTCCGCGTTCAGGATTTGATGGTGTGGGAAATTATCCGGGCAAATAACTGGCAACGACCTGTCTATTTTGCAGCAACATGCTCGCCCGATTCCAAGATGGGACTTGATGATTATCTGTGGATGCAAGGTCTTGCACTAAAATTGAAACCATTCAAAGTTCCGTCTGTTGAGAGTGGACTCGATGGCGCATACATGGAAAAGAATTTATTGACAGATAATGTTCAGCCGTCAAAGAATTTCCAAAGTGGCTTTCTCTGGCGCAATCTCAACCTCTCAGATATTTACTACGATGAAAACACTCAGCGCATGGTGATGAACTATCGGGCAAGTTTCCTCCGCATGTATGAATATGCAATGCGTGTCGAGCGCAATCAAGAAAAAGCAAAGCAAGTTCTACAACGAATGGAAACGGTCATGCCGGTAAATATCATTCCGAATTTGGATTGGAGATACACAGCACATTTCATGAATCTCTTCCGCAATGTCGGCGATATGGAAAACTTCAGCAAGTATGCAGATGTCGCCGAGAAGAAATGCTGGGAACTTGTCAACGCCGGAAATGTCCTATCACAGGACTTCAATCCTTATCAGGTATTACAGGATATTTACGAAGGCAGAAAAGATTACGCCAAAGCATTGGATGTAGCACAACGTTGGAAAGCACAATTTCAGGCGTACGCCTCTGACCCGCGTTACGCGAACGATCGCGGATTCCAACAACAGATGATGTATCTTGACCAGATGATTACCATGTATCAGCAAAACCTGAAGGGTAATCAAGTTGCTGATTCAACTGTTCCGAAGCAATAG
- a CDS encoding flippase, translating into MKRLTKNVIALVGSDLTRKFFGFLTIAYLTRHVSISDFGVINIGLTILSYVLIFGAAGIPSFATREIARSTDPLFIGRVLTTRFLLTIILILLASVVILFVIQDRFTTTIFILFTLASIPNAFFLDWYFQGKESMSSIGAARGIAAVVNFLLIFFIVESSADILWVAIAAIAGDVCATFMYFVFVRIQKLSFRFNFNISDSIKLLKQAFPLGLGSILAHSSVNLSPLLLGILLSTHSVGIFSAASKLVILLMMFDRLLATILLPATCRIFSQQPEQFKQRLEETLKWVLLLALPLCIGGTLLSSELIRFVFGEAYAASSPIFSVLVWFLLMTMLHTVYSSALVAIGKEKLFAKVMGLSAVVYVLFILVGTYFYQETGAAIAMVSAELLTVLLSRYSLRKSIEVAFPTNLPQIILALIAMTLSLHFLPEIHFLLRIGIGALVYSLVALFVKAVTITEAQLMFRRVW; encoded by the coding sequence ATGAAGCGGCTGACTAAAAACGTTATTGCTCTCGTCGGCAGTGACCTGACACGAAAGTTTTTCGGCTTTCTCACCATCGCTTACCTGACGCGACATGTCAGCATCTCCGACTTCGGTGTAATAAATATCGGACTGACGATTCTCTCGTATGTTTTGATTTTCGGAGCGGCGGGAATTCCATCCTTCGCTACAAGAGAAATCGCCCGTTCAACCGACCCGCTCTTTATCGGTCGAGTGCTCACGACAAGATTCCTTCTTACCATCATTCTCATTCTTCTGGCTTCTGTTGTAATCCTCTTTGTTATTCAGGACAGATTCACAACAACAATCTTCATTCTCTTTACACTTGCATCCATTCCAAATGCCTTTTTCCTTGACTGGTATTTTCAAGGAAAAGAATCTATGAGTTCGATTGGTGCGGCACGAGGAATTGCGGCGGTTGTAAATTTCTTACTGATATTTTTTATCGTTGAGTCTTCGGCTGATATTCTTTGGGTAGCAATTGCGGCAATTGCCGGAGATGTGTGTGCAACGTTCATGTATTTTGTTTTTGTAAGAATTCAGAAACTTTCATTTCGTTTCAACTTCAACATTTCAGATTCGATAAAATTGCTCAAGCAGGCATTTCCTCTCGGACTTGGTTCCATCCTTGCTCATTCAAGCGTGAACCTTTCTCCCCTTCTTCTCGGAATCCTCCTTTCAACACACAGTGTCGGCATCTTCAGCGCGGCAAGCAAACTTGTCATTTTGTTAATGATGTTCGACCGATTGCTTGCGACCATCCTTCTCCCGGCAACTTGCAGAATATTTTCTCAACAGCCGGAACAATTCAAACAGCGTCTGGAGGAAACATTGAAATGGGTTTTACTGCTGGCATTACCACTGTGCATCGGTGGCACATTGCTCTCAAGCGAACTGATTCGATTTGTTTTCGGTGAAGCATATGCGGCTTCATCACCAATTTTTTCCGTGCTTGTCTGGTTTTTGTTGATGACGATGTTACACACGGTCTATTCGTCAGCACTTGTTGCAATCGGAAAAGAAAAACTTTTTGCAAAAGTGATGGGATTAAGCGCGGTCGTTTATGTTCTCTTCATTCTCGTCGGTACCTATTTCTATCAGGAAACGGGCGCGGCAATAGCAATGGTATCTGCTGAACTTCTCACGGTCTTGCTTTCCCGTTATAGTTTGAGAAAAAGCATAGAAGTTGCATTTCCAACAAATCTCCCTCAAATTATTCTTGCATTGATTGCGATGACACTCTCGCTTCACTTTCTGCCTGAGATTCATTTCCTTCTCAGGATAGGTATCGGAGCGCTTGTTTATAGTTTGGTTGCTTTATTCGTGAAAGCAGTGACAATCACTGAAGCACAACTAATGTTCAGGAGGGTTTGGTGA
- a CDS encoding DUF4160 domain-containing protein: MPTILITGPYRFYFYSCDRDEPPHVHVQRENFTAKFWIEPTILQRNNGFARTEISRIRTIVEEQKEHFLKAWNEYFSN, translated from the coding sequence TTGCCAACAATTTTAATAACAGGTCCGTACAGGTTCTACTTCTATTCATGTGACAGAGATGAACCACCTCACGTGCATGTACAACGAGAAAACTTTACTGCAAAATTCTGGATAGAACCAACCATCCTGCAGCGGAATAATGGTTTTGCTCGTACGGAGATAAGTCGAATTAGGACAATAGTAGAAGAACAAAAAGAACATTTTTTGAAAGCATGGAATGAGTACTTTAGCAATTGA
- a CDS encoding polysaccharide deacetylase family protein, with translation MKLQVGLMNCSPGWSGLLKQIGLPFRIISSNFENVEFSAIITGDVLDEASIERIQSYAKSGGSLLLSSRSFKQLSGVEAQTKTISYLFPRQDSLFSEIGLLDIFSECMIPSNANDLHSVDGKPTCFIGKWNGANVFVLPFDAGCLFTENRTTDKSFYSPYPRLPFERVSLVSKHSLRKFVTTSLEYLFHQRNLPFVHLSHYPGINQSLFAFRIDTDYAGGDEINKLYALSRKYQVPFTWFVDVKSQQDILSSFAEMENQEIGIHCFEHQTYEEYQANYDNILKAKQLFESNNINAKGFAAPFGKWNQELGQAIRDLGFEYSSEFSYDYDNYPSYPFFGNEESTVLQVPIHPISIGTLKRLGYSDEIMIKYFQFVIEQKYRAREPIILYHHPKDGHEKVLECIFEHIKHLDISTVRFIDYATWWKKRVAQQLNIDLHEHVLSMYCSDENTNDRIRITRKNETESMCEVQSLIPLDELRWQLTPEVHPFPNNYLRIRKYNPWISFIHLQDYIFSKLSSKY, from the coding sequence GTGAAACTTCAGGTTGGATTGATGAATTGTTCGCCGGGTTGGTCGGGTTTGCTGAAACAAATTGGTTTACCGTTTAGGATTATCTCAAGCAATTTTGAAAATGTGGAGTTCAGCGCGATTATTACTGGTGATGTACTTGATGAAGCAAGTATTGAACGAATTCAATCGTATGCAAAATCAGGAGGAAGTTTACTCCTTTCCTCGCGTTCGTTCAAACAACTTTCTGGTGTTGAAGCACAAACGAAGACAATCAGTTATCTTTTTCCCCGTCAAGATTCACTCTTCTCTGAAATTGGATTGTTGGATATTTTTTCTGAATGCATGATTCCTTCAAATGCAAACGACTTGCATTCTGTTGACGGAAAGCCGACCTGTTTCATCGGCAAATGGAATGGCGCGAATGTTTTTGTTCTCCCTTTTGATGCAGGATGTTTATTCACAGAGAACAGAACAACCGACAAATCGTTTTATTCACCTTACCCGAGACTTCCGTTTGAACGCGTTTCGCTTGTCTCAAAACATTCGTTGAGGAAATTCGTTACAACCTCGCTCGAATATCTCTTTCATCAGAGGAATCTACCGTTTGTACATCTCAGTCATTATCCCGGTATAAACCAATCGCTGTTTGCTTTTCGAATTGACACTGATTATGCTGGTGGCGACGAAATCAACAAACTCTATGCTCTCTCTCGAAAATATCAAGTTCCGTTCACATGGTTTGTAGATGTAAAAAGTCAGCAAGATATTCTTTCCTCTTTTGCTGAAATGGAAAATCAGGAAATCGGAATCCATTGCTTTGAACATCAGACGTATGAAGAGTATCAAGCAAATTACGATAATATTTTGAAGGCAAAACAACTTTTCGAATCAAACAATATTAATGCAAAAGGATTTGCCGCTCCGTTTGGGAAGTGGAATCAGGAACTGGGACAGGCGATTAGGGATTTGGGGTTTGAGTATTCATCTGAATTTTCGTACGATTACGATAATTATCCCTCGTATCCGTTCTTTGGCAACGAGGAAAGTACGGTTTTACAAGTACCGATTCATCCCATCAGCATCGGGACATTGAAGCGTCTTGGTTATTCAGATGAAATAATGATAAAGTATTTTCAGTTTGTCATTGAACAAAAATACCGGGCGCGTGAACCGATTATTTTATATCATCATCCGAAAGACGGACATGAAAAAGTGTTGGAGTGTATTTTTGAACACATAAAACATTTAGATATTTCAACTGTTCGATTCATTGACTATGCAACTTGGTGGAAAAAACGAGTTGCACAACAATTGAACATTGATTTGCATGAACATGTCTTGAGCATGTATTGTTCAGATGAAAATACTAATGACAGAATACGCATAACAAGAAAAAATGAAACCGAATCAATGTGTGAAGTTCAATCATTAATACCATTGGATGAATTGCGATGGCAGTTAACCCCGGAAGTGCATCCATTTCCGAATAATTATCTTCGAATCAGAAAATACAACCCGTGGATTTCATTTATTCACCTGCAAGATTATATTTTCAGTAAGTTAAGTAGTAAGTATTGA
- a CDS encoding glycosyltransferase family 4 protein: protein MKILIFNWQDIKNPLAGGAEVHLHEIFSRVVNLGHEVTLYCSMFDGASKEETINGIKVIREGGRFFFNFYVPLRYLTRFRKEKFDIVIDDMNKIPFYTPWFIREPLAVIIHHLFSKTIFLEAPFPLALYVYLTEWLGVDLLRKKRIPIFAVSPSTINELTSHGISDKQLETVYNCVDHSRYQRNDPAKSSKPLIGYFGRIKKYKSVDHLLKAFAIVQGKFPEAELIVVGEGDNRPELEKLAQSLHISNKIQFTGFVSEEEKVRLMQEVWFVVNPSSKEGWGLTVIEANACGTPVIASNVPGLRDAVREDETGLFFEYGNIEMLAEKMLTMLNDAELRQRLSNEAYKWSMNFNWETVAQKTVELLQRIISNHKTT from the coding sequence ATGAAGATACTTATTTTCAATTGGCAGGATATTAAAAATCCGCTCGCAGGCGGAGCGGAGGTTCATCTTCATGAAATATTTTCTCGTGTTGTCAACCTTGGACATGAAGTTACCCTATATTGTTCAATGTTCGATGGCGCGTCGAAAGAGGAAACCATCAACGGAATAAAAGTTATTCGGGAGGGCGGACGGTTCTTCTTCAACTTCTATGTTCCGCTGAGGTATCTTACACGATTCAGAAAAGAAAAGTTCGATATCGTTATTGACGATATGAACAAGATTCCATTTTATACTCCATGGTTCATCCGGGAACCACTTGCCGTCATCATTCATCATTTATTTTCCAAAACGATTTTTCTTGAGGCCCCCTTCCCTCTCGCATTGTATGTCTATCTGACCGAGTGGCTAGGCGTTGATTTACTCCGGAAGAAACGAATTCCCATTTTTGCAGTCTCGCCAAGCACTATCAATGAATTGACTTCTCACGGCATTTCCGATAAGCAACTTGAGACGGTTTACAACTGCGTTGACCATTCGCGCTATCAAAGAAATGACCCGGCGAAAAGTTCGAAACCGTTGATTGGATATTTCGGGAGAATCAAAAAGTATAAATCAGTTGACCATCTTCTGAAAGCATTTGCAATCGTTCAGGGAAAATTTCCCGAAGCGGAATTGATTGTCGTCGGCGAAGGAGACAATCGCCCTGAACTTGAGAAACTTGCTCAAAGTTTGCACATTTCAAATAAAATCCAGTTTACCGGATTTGTGAGCGAAGAAGAAAAAGTCAGATTGATGCAAGAAGTTTGGTTCGTTGTCAATCCATCATCGAAGGAAGGTTGGGGATTGACAGTTATCGAAGCAAATGCGTGTGGAACTCCCGTGATTGCAAGCAACGTTCCGGGATTGCGCGATGCCGTTCGGGAAGATGAAACCGGATTATTCTTCGAGTACGGCAACATCGAAATGCTTGCAGAGAAAATGCTTACGATGTTGAACGACGCAGAACTCCGTCAGCGACTGAGCAACGAAGCATACAAATGGTCAATGAATTTTAATTGGGAAACCGTCGCACAAAAAACGGTTGAACTTCTTCAGCGAATTATTTCCAATCATAAGACTACTTAG